The Thermus antranikianii DSM 12462 nucleotide sequence GGTCCACCTCGGGGAAGACCTGGAGGAGGGCCTCCTGGAGCTTCTTTGGGTCCAGACGGTGAAGGAGGAGGGTGAGGATGGTGTGGCCCGGGGGGTTGCGCAGGCCCAGGTGGGGCAAGAGGTGAGGGTTGGCCCGGGCGAAACGTTCCACGCCGCGCAGGGAGTCCACGCGGGCGAGA carries:
- a CDS encoding transposase family protein; protein product: MTLREALSQVPDPRARNRRYPLWGLLALILVAFLARVDSLRGVERFARANPHLLPHLGLRNPPGHTILTLLLHRLDPKKLQEALLQVFPEVD